GAGTCCGCTCGGCGGGTGCCGCGACCGGCGCGTTCACCACCGCCGAGTGCCTGCGCTCCGGCGCCGAGGCCGGGCTGGCCGCGACCCGCGCCGCCGGGTACGACGCGGAGCTCGGGCCGCTGCCCACCGCGCAGAATCTCCCCGCGCCGCAGGGGCGCACCGCGTGGTTGCTGCCGAGCCCCGCGGACTCCGCGGGCACCAGCCAGTTCGTGGACCTCGCGCGGGACGTCACGGTCGCCGACATCCGCAAGGCCATCGGCGCCGGGATGGAATCGGTCGAGCACATCAAGCGCTACACGACGATCGGCACCGCCCACGACCAGGGCAAGACCTCCGGGACGAACTCCACCGGGATCATCGCCGAACTGCTCGGGCGGGACTTCGCCTCGGTCGGGAACACGACGTTCCGCGCCCCCTACGCGCCGGTGGCCTTCGCCGCGCTGGCCGGCCGGGACCGCGGCGACCTCTACGACCCGGTTCGCGTCACCGCCATGCACGACTGGCACGTCGAGCACAGCGCCCCGTTCGAGAACGTCGGCCAGTGGAAGCGGCCCTGGTACTACCCGCTGCCCGGCGAGAAGATGGACACCGCCGTCCTGCGGGAGTGCCACGCGGTCCGGTCCGGAGTGGGGATGCAGGACGTCTCCACGCTCGGCAAGATCGACGTGCAGGGCCCGGACGCGGCGGAGTTCCTCGACCTCGTCTACACGAACAAGATGAGCACGCTCAAGCTCGGCCGCATCCGCTACGGGCTGATGTGCACCGCCGACGGCATGGTCTTCGACGACGGCACCGTGATGCGCACCGGCGAGCAGCGGTACCTGATCAGCACCACCTCCGGCGGCGCCGCCGGGGTGCTGGACTGGCTGGAGGACTGGCTCCAGACGGAGTGGACGCACCTGCGGGTGCACCTGACCTCGGTCACCGAGCACTGGGCCACGATCGCGCTGGCCGGTCCGCGCTCGCGCGAGGTGCTGCGCCGGGTGGCCGCGGACCTCGACCTGGACAACGAGAACTTCCCGTTCATGTCCTGGCAGGACGGCATCGTCGCGGGGCGGCGCGCGCGGGTGTGCCGGATCAGCTTCTCCGGCGAACTGGCCTTCGAGATCAACGTGCCGCGCTGGTACGGCCGCGAGGTGTGGGAGGCGCTCTACGACGTGGGGGAGCCGTTCGACATCACCCCGTACGGCACCGAGACGATGCACGTGCTGCGCGCCGAGAAGGGCTTCCCCATCGTCGGCCAGGACACCGACGGGACGGTGACGCCGCACGACCTCGGGATGAGCTGGGCGGTGTCGAAGAAGAAGCCGGACTTCCTCGGCAAGCGGTCGTTCAGCCGCGCCGACACCGTCCGCGCCGACCGCAAGCAGCTCGTCGGGCTGCTGCCGCACGACGACATCCTGGTCGTCCCGGAAGGCGCCCAGCTGGTGGAGACCCAGGTGCTGCCCGCGCCGCCGGTGCCGATGCTCGGGCACGTCACGTCCAGCTACCGCAGCGCCGTGCTCGGCAAGGGGTTCTCGCTGGCCCTGCTCAAGGGCGGGCGGGACCGCATCGGGGACACCGTCTACAGCCCGATCGGCGGTCGGCTCGTGGCGCTCGAAGTGACCGAACCCGTCTTCTACGACAAGGAAGGAGCACGCCGCGATGGCTGAGCCCTACGGCGATTCCCCGTTGACCTCCCGCGCGGACCTGCTGGACCGGCACTCGGTGCCCGGTGCCGTGCGGATCACCGAAATCCCCTTCCTCGCCCAAGTCGGGCTCCGGGTGGACCCCAAGGGGGTCGCGGCCGAACGCATCGGCACCGCGATCGGCGCGATGCCGCCGAACCTGCCGGGCACCACCGTGCGGGCCGGGGAGCTGCTGGCGCTGTGGCTGGGCCCCGACGAGTGGCTGCTGGTGGGCCGCGAGGGGACCGCGGAGTCCATTCAGGACATCCTCTTCGCCGCGCTGGGGGACGAGCACGGAGCGGTGGTGGACCTGTCGGCCAACCGCACGATCCTGGAGGTCTCGGGTCCGAAGGCGCGCGAGGTCCTCAACAAGGGGTGCGCGCTCGACCTGCATCCCCGCGTGTTCGGGGCGGACCGCTGTGCGCAGACCTTGCTGGCACGGGCGGGCGTGGTCCTGGTGTGCCGGGACGCCGAGCAGCCGAGCTTCTGGTTGCTGGTGCGCTCCTCGTTCGCCCGCTACGTCGCCGACTGGCTGATCGACGCGTCAGCCGAATACGCGAACTGAGGATTTGTTCCCGGCTTGCTCGGTGGGTCGGGTGGCGGAACCTCAGCGGTTTCCTCGCTGCGCCCCTGGCCGGGTGTCACAGCTTTTTCCCGAGTGGCTCCGCCACGAGGGAAAAAGCCGTCCTCGCGAGGAAACCGCTGAGAACCCGCGGGTGGTCGGCCTGCTCAAGCCGGTCACTGCTCAGCGGCTTCGCCGCTGACAAGACAACGACGACGAACGCCGCTTGCCTGGAACGACGAGATCGTTCTCGGTTCGCGAAGACCGTCAACACATCCCCACACGGAATGGGAGTTCCGCCAGTGACCGCAGTGCGTGGCGTGGTGGCGACCGGACGAGGCAAGCCCGTCGAGGTCACCACGATTCATGTTCCCGACCCGGGACCGGGCGAGGTCGTCGTGCGCGTGCAGGCGTGCGGGGTCTGCCACACCGACCTGCACTACCGCGAAGGCGGCATCAACGACGAATTCCCGTTCCTGCTCGGCCACGAGGTCGCGGGCGTCGTCGACTCGGTCGGCGACGGCGTGGGCAACGTGGCACCGGGAGATTTCGTCGTGCTGAACTGGCGGGCGGTCTGCGGGGTGTGCCGGGCGTGCCGGCGCGGCCGTCCGCAGTACTGCTTCGACACCCACAACGCGGCGCAGTCGATGACCCTCGACGACGGCACGCCGCTCTCGCCCGCGCTGGGGATCGGTGGCTTCGCCGAGCGCACGCTGGTCCACTCAGGACAGTGCACGAAGGTGGATCCGGCGGCACGGCCCGCGGTGGTCGGGCTGCTGGGCTGCGGTGTCATGGCCGGCATCGGTGCCGCCGTCAACACCGGCGGCGCGGGGCCCGGCGACTCGGTCGCCGTCATCGGGTGCGGCGGCGTCGGCAACGGTGCCATCGCCGGAGCCGACATGGCGGGGGCTCGCAGGATCATCGCGGTGGACAAGGACCCGGCGAAGCTGGAGTGGGCGCGCGAATTCGGCGCCACCCACACCGTCAACGCTGCCGAAGCCGACACGGTCGAGGCCATCCGCGAGTTGACCGGCGGCAACGGCGCGGACCTCGTCGTCGACGCCGTCGGCGTGCCCCAGACCTACACCCAGGCCTTCTACGCGCGCGACCTCGCGGGCACGGTGGTGCTGGTCGGCGTGCCGTCGCCGGACATGCGGCTCGAACTGCCGCTGCTGGACGTGTTCGCGCGCGGCGGATCGCTCAAGTCGAGCTGGTACGGGGATTGCCTGCCGGAGCGGGACTTCCCGATGCTGGCGGAGCTCTACCAGCAGGGCAGGCTGCCGCTGGAGAAGTTCGTCACCGAGGAGATCGCGCTCGACGACGTCGAGGCGGCGTTCGAGAAGATGCACCGCGGCGAGGTCCTGCGCTCGGTGGTCACGTTCTGACGCCGAACGCCGGACGAGGGTGAACAGGACGACCTGGAAGGGATCAAGATGGCCGTTCGCATCGATCACGGTACGACGACGGGGAAGTTCTCCCTCGACGGAGAAGTCCACGAGGTGACCAACAACGCCTGGGTCGTCGGGGACGAGCACGAGTGCGTCGTGATCGACGTTCCGCACGACCTGGACGCGATCCGGGACCTGGTGGCGGGGCGGAAGGTGCGCGCCGTGCTGGCCACCCACGCCCACGACGACCACGTCCGGCTCGCGCCCGAGTTCGCCGACGCCGTCGGCGCCCCGCTGCACCTGCACCCCCACGACCTGCCGCTGTGGCGGTTGACCCACCCGGAGCGGATGCCGGATGACGGGTTGGCGGACCGGCGGCAGATCGCCGTGGGGCGGGCGGTGCTGCAGGTCGTGCACACGCCGGGCCATTCGCCGGGGTCGGTGTGCTTCTACTGCCCCGACCTCGGCACGGTGTTCACCGGGGACACGCTGTTCGCGGGCGGGCCCGGTGCGACCGGGCGGTCCTTCTCCGACTTCAGGACGATCACGAAGTCGATCCGGGAGCGACTGCTGGTGCTGCCGGACCGGACTCGGGTGCGCCCCGGGCACGGCGAGAGCACGACGATCGGCGCCGTCAAACCCCACTTCGAGGAGTGGGTCGCGCGCGGCTACTGAACAGCCGCGGATCAGGGCCGCGCCGGGGGCCGGTCGGCTGTGAGCGGGAGGTTGCGCAGCGGCAGATCGCTGGGCGGTGGCAGGACTTCCCGCGCCGCTTCGGCGCGGAAGGACTGGAGCAGGTACGCCACCAGGCGCCGGGACGCCGCCCTGTCGTGCGGCAGGGCGGCGACCAGGCCGCAGTGCGCCAGCAGGGCCACACCGAGATCGGAGGGGTGGAAGTCGGCGCGCAGCGCGCCCGCGGCCTGGGCCCTGCGGATCAGGGCCTTGAGCTCCCGTTCGGCGCGGCGCGCGTGGTCCGCGGTGCTGCCGGGGAAGGCGGTCGCGAACGCGGCCGAGAACCCCCGTTCCTCCCGCTGCAGCTCGCAGGCCGTCTCGACCAGCCGCCGGAAGCCCCGCCAGGGGTCGGGGTCGGCGACGGCCTCGGTGAGCGCCTGCCCGCAGGTCTCCAGCTGCCGCGCGAACGCGGCGCGCACCAGGTCGTCGCGAGCGGGGAAGCGGCGGTACAGCGTCGCCACGCCCACTCCGGCCCGCCGGGCCACGGTCGCCATCGGTGCCTCGATCCCGTGCTCGGCGAACACCGCGCGGGCCGCGACGAGGATGCGTTCCCGGTTGCGGCGGGCGTCGGCCCGCAGCCCCTCGTCGTCCGGTATCCGAGAAGATTCCGCCACCACTGTCTCTCACCTCCGGCTGAAACGGACGGTGCCGTCCACTTCGCAGCCTACGCTCGGCCTCGATACCGGCCCTGCTCCTGCGAAGGTGGCGACGATGGACGACCGCACGATGAGAGCCGTGCTCTTCGACCGCTACGGCGGCCCCGAAGTGCTGTACGCGGGCCGGGTACCGCGCCCCGAACCGCAGCGCGGCGAAGTGCTCGTGCGGGTGCGCGCGTTCAGCGTCAACGGCGGCGAACTCGCGGCCCGCGCCGGCCGCGTCCGCCTCCTCACCGGGAGGAGGTTCCCGCAGCGCATCGGCCTGGACTTCACCGGTGAAGTCGCCGCGCTCGGCACCGGTGCGACGGGCGTCGCGGTCGGCGACCGGGTCTGGGGCGTGCTGCCGCGCACCGGCTTCGGCAGCGCGGCCGAGTACGTGGCGGTGCGGGCCGACCGGCTCGGCCACATCCCGGAGGGCGTGGACCTGGTGGACGCCGCCGCGCTGCCGGTGGCGACCACGGCCATCACGGCACTGCGCGACAAGGCGGGGCTGCGCCCCGGCGAACGACTGCTCGTCCGCGGTGCGGCGGGCGGCGTCGGCAACGCCGCCGTCCAGCTTGGACGGGCCTGGGGCGCCGAGGTCACGGGCCTGGCGCGCGCGGCCAACCTGGACTTCGTCCGCGAGCTCGGCGCTCAGCACGCCATCGACCACCGCAGCGCCGCACCGCGGGACCTGGGCCGGTTCGACGTGGTCCTCGACACCGCGGGCACGGACCTGCGCGCCTTCCGGGGGCTGCTGGTGCCGGGCGGGCGCATGGTGACCATCGCCTTCGACCTGGCGCGGCCCGCCGCGTCGCTCGGCTCCATCGCCGCCAGCGCCGTGCACGGGCGCGGGCGAGTGCGCTTCTTCAGCGGTAATCCGACGCGGGCGCTGTTCGACGACCTCGCCCGCGAGGTGGCGGCGGGGAACCTGCGTCCCGCCGTGGACGCGCGCTTCCCGCTGGAGGAGACGGCGGCGGCGCACCGGGCGCTGGAAGCCGGGGGAGTGCGCGGCAAGTACCTGATCACCGTCGACTGACGAACCGCTGGTTTGGCCTTGGCTTGAGTAGTGGGTCGCTCAGCGGAACCTCAGCGGCTTCCTCGCTGCGGGATCGATTTCTGATGTATGCCATACACAGCGAAATCGCTGTCCTCGCGAGGAAGCCGCTGAGAACCCGCCGGTGGTCGTTTTGCTCAAGCTGGTCACTGCTCAGCGGCTTCGCCGCTGACAGGAGAAGGATGAGGAATGTCGCTCGCTCGGAGCGGCTGGATCAAAGACAGGTGGTCGGCGGCTTCTTCGCTGCCTGTTTTCCTGGTGTGGCCGCGATTTCTGATGTATGCCCGGTACACGGCGAAATCGCTGTCCTCGCGTGGAAGCCGTTGAGAACCCGCGGGTGGTCGTTTTGCGCAAGCTGGTCGCTGTACAGCGGCTTCGCCGTTGACAGGACAACGGCCACGGACGTTGCTCACGGGAAAAGCCAAGATCAATGGCGGGTGGTCAGTCGCAGGGGCGTTCGGTGGTCACGTCGAGTTGGCGCAGGACGGAGGTCTCCGGTTCGGTGAAGTCGCGGTCGCCGAGTCGGCACAGGTCGTGGAACCACCGGTCCGGATCCAACGGGATCGGACTCCGCCGCGACGGCGTCGAGTCGGCGAAGAACACGCCACCTTCGATCGCGGGAACGTCCGTTCCGGTCGCGTTCGACGCGACGGTCCCCGCGAGCCGGCGCTCCTTCAAGTTCCAGATCTGCAGGCCCTCGGAATCGTCTTCGGTGAACAGGTGGTCCCCGGAGAAGCCGAGGGCGTCGCCGGTGTCCGCGTTGATCTTCGGGAGCACCACCCGCTCGTCGAGGTCGACGAGCGTGATCCGGCTCGGGTAGCCCCCGGTGACGGCGGCGGTCGAACCGTCCTGGGACACGACCGCTCGCACGGTGGCACCGGAGCCGTCCAGCGGGAACTCGTGCAGCGGCTTGCGGGACGCGACGTCCCACAGCAGCAGCCGCCCGTCGAGCGCCACCAGCAGCTCGCCGGGGTGTCCGGGGCGGGCGGTGACCTGGGGGTCCTTCGGCAACCGTCCTCGCGCGTCCGCCTGCCCCAGCACGACGGGCGGTGCCGTCCGGTCCTTCGTCCGGAAGTCCCAGGACGACAGCATTCCCGCGCTGCCGACCACGAACTCGCCGTCCGCCGCCCGCGCCACCGAGATGTTCCGGGTGTCCTCGCTGCGCTCCGAAGGATCGTGGCCTGGCGGGGTCGGCAGCGTCCGTTCGCCCTCCAAGACGAGATCGGAGGTGCGGTAGAAGCGCAGCGTCGACTCGTG
This window of the Saccharopolyspora gloriosae genome carries:
- a CDS encoding 2Fe-2S iron-sulfur cluster-binding protein; this translates as MSNEFRLAEGGRIDRGCPVRFRFDGRELQGYEGDTLASALLANGVHQVSTSIKLGRPRGIMAAGPEEPNALVQVERPFPEPMLTATTVELRDGLEATGLPGQGRLATEPDPARYDAMHAHCEVLVVGGGPAGLAAALTAARSGARVVLADADTEFGGSLLGTGEQLDRAPATDWVSRAVAELRSCQDVRLLTRTSVFGHYEDNYFVAVEHRGEQAHTRQRIWRIRARQVVLATGAHERPPVFAGNDRPGTMLAGSARTYLHRYGVLPGRRAVVFTTHDSAYAAAIDLHDAGADVAAIVDVREVAPAYWASLCVERGITIRAGATVAGTSGTDRITSVHLANLRTDAMMSVRQVVGCDLLLVSGGWNPAVHLHSQGRGALRYAEDIGALVPGDIDGGVRSAGAATGAFTTAECLRSGAEAGLAATRAAGYDAELGPLPTAQNLPAPQGRTAWLLPSPADSAGTSQFVDLARDVTVADIRKAIGAGMESVEHIKRYTTIGTAHDQGKTSGTNSTGIIAELLGRDFASVGNTTFRAPYAPVAFAALAGRDRGDLYDPVRVTAMHDWHVEHSAPFENVGQWKRPWYYPLPGEKMDTAVLRECHAVRSGVGMQDVSTLGKIDVQGPDAAEFLDLVYTNKMSTLKLGRIRYGLMCTADGMVFDDGTVMRTGEQRYLISTTSGGAAGVLDWLEDWLQTEWTHLRVHLTSVTEHWATIALAGPRSREVLRRVAADLDLDNENFPFMSWQDGIVAGRRARVCRISFSGELAFEINVPRWYGREVWEALYDVGEPFDITPYGTETMHVLRAEKGFPIVGQDTDGTVTPHDLGMSWAVSKKKPDFLGKRSFSRADTVRADRKQLVGLLPHDDILVVPEGAQLVETQVLPAPPVPMLGHVTSSYRSAVLGKGFSLALLKGGRDRIGDTVYSPIGGRLVALEVTEPVFYDKEGARRDG
- a CDS encoding sarcosine oxidase subunit gamma; this encodes MAEPYGDSPLTSRADLLDRHSVPGAVRITEIPFLAQVGLRVDPKGVAAERIGTAIGAMPPNLPGTTVRAGELLALWLGPDEWLLVGREGTAESIQDILFAALGDEHGAVVDLSANRTILEVSGPKAREVLNKGCALDLHPRVFGADRCAQTLLARAGVVLVCRDAEQPSFWLLVRSSFARYVADWLIDASAEYAN
- a CDS encoding S-(hydroxymethyl)mycothiol dehydrogenase, whose product is MTAVRGVVATGRGKPVEVTTIHVPDPGPGEVVVRVQACGVCHTDLHYREGGINDEFPFLLGHEVAGVVDSVGDGVGNVAPGDFVVLNWRAVCGVCRACRRGRPQYCFDTHNAAQSMTLDDGTPLSPALGIGGFAERTLVHSGQCTKVDPAARPAVVGLLGCGVMAGIGAAVNTGGAGPGDSVAVIGCGGVGNGAIAGADMAGARRIIAVDKDPAKLEWAREFGATHTVNAAEADTVEAIRELTGGNGADLVVDAVGVPQTYTQAFYARDLAGTVVLVGVPSPDMRLELPLLDVFARGGSLKSSWYGDCLPERDFPMLAELYQQGRLPLEKFVTEEIALDDVEAAFEKMHRGEVLRSVVTF
- a CDS encoding MBL fold metallo-hydrolase — protein: MAVRIDHGTTTGKFSLDGEVHEVTNNAWVVGDEHECVVIDVPHDLDAIRDLVAGRKVRAVLATHAHDDHVRLAPEFADAVGAPLHLHPHDLPLWRLTHPERMPDDGLADRRQIAVGRAVLQVVHTPGHSPGSVCFYCPDLGTVFTGDTLFAGGPGATGRSFSDFRTITKSIRERLLVLPDRTRVRPGHGESTTIGAVKPHFEEWVARGY
- a CDS encoding TetR family transcriptional regulator; translation: MAESSRIPDDEGLRADARRNRERILVAARAVFAEHGIEAPMATVARRAGVGVATLYRRFPARDDLVRAAFARQLETCGQALTEAVADPDPWRGFRRLVETACELQREERGFSAAFATAFPGSTADHARRAERELKALIRRAQAAGALRADFHPSDLGVALLAHCGLVAALPHDRAASRRLVAYLLQSFRAEAAREVLPPPSDLPLRNLPLTADRPPARP
- a CDS encoding NAD(P)-dependent alcohol dehydrogenase; the encoded protein is MDDRTMRAVLFDRYGGPEVLYAGRVPRPEPQRGEVLVRVRAFSVNGGELAARAGRVRLLTGRRFPQRIGLDFTGEVAALGTGATGVAVGDRVWGVLPRTGFGSAAEYVAVRADRLGHIPEGVDLVDAAALPVATTAITALRDKAGLRPGERLLVRGAAGGVGNAAVQLGRAWGAEVTGLARAANLDFVRELGAQHAIDHRSAAPRDLGRFDVVLDTAGTDLRAFRGLLVPGGRMVTIAFDLARPAASLGSIAASAVHGRGRVRFFSGNPTRALFDDLAREVAAGNLRPAVDARFPLEETAAAHRALEAGGVRGKYLITVD